Proteins encoded within one genomic window of Halobacteroides halobius DSM 5150:
- a CDS encoding ABC transporter ATP-binding protein — MAPILEMRDITKKFPGVLANDHVNLDLNKGEIHALVGENGAGKSTLMNVLFGIYQQEEGQVFYKGDPLNIDNPNDAIDLGIGMVHQHFMLVPPLTVAENIILGEEPTTGFGNLNLSKAIKKIENLSQEYGLNVDPRAKIEDISVGMQQRVEILKALYREAEVLILDEPTAVLTPQEVKGLYKIMNTLVDQGKSIIFITHKLDEVLTVSKRVTVLRDGKSIGTVKTADTSKTELAEMMVGREVVLQVDKTPAEREEVKVEVDNLTADNDRGMPALSGVSFKIHGGEILGVAGVEGNGQTELVEVLTGLRKAKAGSFSLEGQSLFNESAREIKEAKVAHIPEDRHKHGLVLDYTIEDNLILGYHYQAPFAEGINLNFNALDKHAQRLIPEYDIRPRNKNALARSLSGGNQQKIIVAREFDLDPEFLVASQPTRGVDIGAIEFIHKRIIEQRDAGKAVLLVSAELSEIMSLSDRIAVMYEGEIVDIVDANKTTEEEIGLLMTGGKAEQTS, encoded by the coding sequence ATGGCACCAATTTTAGAGATGAGGGATATTACTAAGAAATTTCCTGGTGTATTAGCTAATGATCACGTTAATCTAGATTTAAATAAAGGTGAAATTCATGCTTTAGTAGGTGAAAATGGTGCAGGAAAATCAACTTTAATGAATGTTTTGTTTGGGATCTATCAACAAGAGGAAGGACAAGTCTTCTATAAGGGTGATCCACTTAATATAGATAATCCTAATGATGCTATTGATCTTGGGATTGGAATGGTACACCAGCATTTTATGTTAGTGCCTCCTTTAACAGTGGCAGAGAATATTATTTTAGGTGAGGAACCTACTACAGGTTTTGGAAATTTGAATTTATCTAAAGCAATTAAAAAAATTGAAAATTTATCTCAAGAGTATGGCTTAAATGTTGATCCCAGAGCCAAGATCGAAGATATCTCTGTAGGAATGCAACAAAGAGTTGAGATTCTAAAGGCTCTTTATCGAGAAGCTGAAGTATTAATCTTAGATGAACCAACAGCTGTATTGACTCCTCAAGAGGTAAAAGGTCTGTATAAAATTATGAATACTTTAGTTGACCAAGGAAAGTCTATTATTTTTATTACTCATAAATTAGATGAGGTTTTAACAGTTTCTAAGCGGGTGACTGTCTTACGTGATGGAAAATCAATCGGAACGGTTAAGACAGCTGACACATCAAAGACTGAATTAGCTGAGATGATGGTAGGCCGTGAGGTTGTACTACAGGTTGATAAAACACCGGCTGAAAGAGAAGAGGTTAAAGTAGAGGTTGATAATTTAACAGCTGACAATGATAGAGGAATGCCAGCTTTAAGTGGAGTTTCTTTTAAAATCCATGGTGGAGAGATATTAGGTGTTGCTGGTGTAGAGGGTAATGGACAAACGGAGTTAGTAGAAGTGTTAACAGGGTTGCGTAAGGCTAAGGCAGGTAGTTTTAGTTTAGAGGGGCAATCACTATTTAATGAGTCTGCTCGAGAAATAAAAGAAGCTAAAGTAGCTCATATTCCAGAGGATAGACATAAGCATGGTTTGGTATTAGATTATACCATTGAGGATAATTTGATTTTAGGTTATCATTATCAAGCTCCTTTTGCTGAAGGAATAAATTTAAATTTTAATGCTTTAGACAAGCACGCCCAAAGATTAATTCCTGAGTATGATATTCGGCCTAGAAATAAAAATGCTTTGGCCCGTTCATTATCTGGAGGTAATCAACAAAAGATTATTGTGGCTCGTGAATTTGATTTAGATCCAGAATTTTTAGTTGCTTCTCAACCTACACGTGGAGTTGATATTGGGGCAATTGAATTTATTCATAAGCGAATTATCGAACAACGTGATGCTGGTAAAGCAGTATTATTAGTCTCGGCTGAATTGTCAGAAATTATGTCACTAAGTGATCGGATTGCAGTGATGTATGAAGGAGAAATAGTAGATATTGTAGATGCTAATAAAACAACTGAAGAAGAAATTGGTCTATTAATGACTGGAGGAAAAGCTGAACAAACTAGCTAA
- a CDS encoding helix-turn-helix domain-containing protein — translation MEEIATKLKNQREQLGITLKEAAKDTKIRLEYLQAIESGNFSNIGQEVFLKGFLKIYSDYLNLDTKEIIAEYEAAKSDYNLDSEDQDSLADKLSMNRVSPKL, via the coding sequence GTGGAAGAAATAGCAACTAAACTAAAAAACCAAAGAGAGCAATTGGGAATCACCTTAAAAGAAGCTGCAAAGGATACGAAAATCAGATTAGAATATTTACAAGCTATTGAAAGTGGTAATTTTAGTAATATTGGACAAGAAGTTTTTTTAAAGGGGTTTTTAAAGATTTATTCTGATTATTTAAACCTAGATACTAAAGAAATTATAGCAGAGTATGAAGCAGCTAAATCCGACTATAATCTAGACAGTGAAGACCAAGATTCATTAGCTGATAAATTATCAATGAATAGAGTTTCCCCAAAATTATAA
- a CDS encoding ABC transporter permease, with amino-acid sequence MPEDINVKNILKELLIPLLAIVSSFIIGAIILLSSGYDPVATYMSLFQGAFGSLNSVANTLLQATPLIFTGLAVAIAFRAGLFNIGGEGQLLVGGLAAAWVGTWEGMPMVIHLPLTITVAMLAGALWIAIPAVLKAKLGVHEVITTIMFNYIAYSFTAYYSLKVLAKPGNIQTPNIEPSAYLWRFSNIIDMYSYLNLGFIIALVVIGIIYYLLWKTTIGYEIRAVGINPNAAEYGGINSTKNIILALLISGALAGLGGAERALGLFHNYRSGFSAGYGFTGIAVALLGRNHPVGVFLAALLFGALANGRTYMNMMAGVPVDLVNILQAVIILFVAADLLFRRLLAMGSEGRKE; translated from the coding sequence ATGCCTGAAGATATTAACGTTAAAAATATACTTAAGGAATTATTGATTCCTTTATTAGCTATAGTCTCTTCTTTTATTATAGGAGCAATTATACTTTTATCATCTGGTTATGATCCTGTTGCTACCTATATGTCTTTATTTCAGGGGGCTTTTGGTAGTTTAAATAGTGTAGCAAATACATTATTGCAAGCAACACCATTAATCTTTACAGGATTAGCTGTTGCTATTGCTTTTAGAGCTGGTCTATTTAATATTGGTGGAGAGGGTCAATTATTAGTTGGAGGTTTAGCGGCTGCTTGGGTAGGTACTTGGGAAGGAATGCCAATGGTTATTCATCTTCCTTTAACTATCACTGTAGCTATGTTAGCAGGAGCATTATGGATAGCTATACCTGCTGTTTTAAAAGCAAAGTTAGGTGTTCATGAAGTAATTACAACGATTATGTTTAACTATATTGCTTATAGTTTTACTGCTTATTATAGTTTAAAGGTGTTGGCTAAACCTGGTAATATTCAAACCCCTAATATTGAACCATCAGCCTATTTATGGCGTTTTTCTAATATAATAGATATGTATTCTTATCTTAATCTAGGCTTTATAATTGCTTTAGTTGTTATAGGGATTATTTATTATCTATTGTGGAAGACTACAATTGGTTATGAAATTAGAGCTGTAGGGATTAATCCTAATGCGGCTGAATATGGAGGGATTAATTCTACTAAAAATATTATTTTAGCTTTGTTAATTAGTGGTGCTTTAGCCGGTTTAGGTGGTGCAGAAAGAGCATTAGGTCTATTCCATAATTACCGTAGTGGTTTTTCAGCTGGATATGGTTTTACAGGAATTGCTGTAGCATTATTAGGTAGAAATCATCCTGTAGGTGTATTTTTGGCTGCTTTATTATTTGGAGCTTTAGCTAATGGACGGACCTATATGAATATGATGGCTGGTGTACCAGTTGACTTAGTTAATATTTTACAGGCTGTGATTATTTTATTTGTAGCTGCAGATCTATTATTTAGAAGGTTATTAGCAATGGGTTCTGAAGGGAGGAAGGAATAA
- a CDS encoding GntR family transcriptional regulator codes for MSLIRKDSRPLYILVKEKLDEQIENGTYQSGDRLPSEAKLAEKFGVSRATLREALRVLEKEGIINRKQGVGTFIADKAALFRSGIEELASITETIEAMDLEAGTIELAVKSNQRFPDLAKEFEIDAQSKMVSLQRTRTANGEPVAYCRDFLPQKFLNEEVTDDNFDASLFDYLQEECNLYITYAVADVLAVTADRLLAEKLNVELGSPLLLLKQMHYDDRDTPILYSENYFRNDKFEFHVLRNRS; via the coding sequence ATGAGTTTAATAAGGAAAGATTCTAGACCACTATATATTTTAGTAAAAGAGAAATTGGATGAACAGATTGAAAATGGTACTTATCAATCCGGAGATAGATTACCTTCTGAAGCCAAATTGGCTGAAAAGTTTGGTGTTAGTCGGGCTACTTTGCGTGAAGCATTAAGGGTTTTAGAAAAGGAAGGAATAATTAATCGAAAACAAGGGGTAGGTACTTTTATTGCAGACAAAGCTGCTTTATTTAGAAGTGGGATTGAAGAGTTAGCAAGTATTACTGAAACTATTGAAGCAATGGATTTAGAAGCTGGAACAATTGAATTAGCTGTAAAATCAAACCAAAGGTTTCCGGATTTAGCCAAGGAGTTTGAAATAGATGCCCAAAGCAAGATGGTTAGCTTGCAACGGACTAGAACAGCTAATGGAGAACCTGTTGCTTATTGTAGAGATTTTTTGCCTCAGAAATTTTTAAATGAGGAAGTTACAGATGATAACTTTGATGCTTCTTTGTTTGATTATCTACAAGAAGAATGTAACTTATATATTACTTATGCTGTAGCAGATGTTTTGGCTGTTACTGCTGATAGATTGTTAGCAGAGAAATTAAATGTAGAACTGGGCAGTCCTTTATTATTGCTTAAACAAATGCATTATGATGATCGAGATACACCAATACTATATTCTGAGAATTACTTTAGAAATGATAAGTTTGAGTTTCATGTGTTGCGAAATAGAAGTTAA
- a CDS encoding DUF4115 domain-containing protein, producing the protein MIIDNNQNKCLNGIIVLVTFSILFTVGYLGSIVYDQWQSGKLKTRVEQAMVQVNQYVNQTKDKEDTKEEKSNQFVIEEKNKEKEDISPKQQQGNVNKQATVTKEAVKVNKTQQKEKITIEVQTIDKTWYSIQIDGESKFKGIVNKGEVKRFSGKKIKLKIGNAAGVKVVKNNKVYGPFGKEGEVITKVFSASLNE; encoded by the coding sequence ATGATTATTGACAATAATCAAAATAAGTGTTTGAATGGTATTATAGTTTTAGTAACTTTTAGTATATTATTTACTGTTGGGTATTTAGGAAGCATAGTTTATGACCAATGGCAAAGTGGTAAATTAAAAACAAGGGTTGAACAGGCAATGGTACAGGTTAATCAGTATGTAAACCAGACTAAAGATAAAGAAGATACTAAAGAAGAAAAGAGTAATCAATTTGTAATAGAAGAGAAGAATAAAGAAAAAGAAGATATCTCTCCTAAACAACAGCAAGGTAATGTTAATAAACAGGCAACTGTAACTAAAGAAGCAGTTAAAGTAAATAAAACACAACAGAAAGAGAAAATAACTATTGAAGTGCAGACAATTGATAAAACCTGGTATTCTATACAAATTGATGGTGAATCTAAGTTTAAAGGGATAGTAAATAAAGGAGAAGTAAAGCGCTTTTCTGGAAAAAAAATAAAGTTGAAGATTGGAAATGCAGCTGGGGTTAAAGTTGTTAAAAATAATAAAGTATATGGTCCATTTGGTAAAGAGGGGGAAGTTATAACTAAAGTTTTTTCTGCTTCGTTAAATGAATAA
- a CDS encoding chloride channel protein: protein MSSRIFYKEISQYILKWTGFSLIVGFLGACLVYSMEEFVTVLAQIRKVHYLLTPLIGGGIVGLIIYYIDSRAAGLGTNIYISYTKGNTNIHQPIKLFLSKILATQATLGLIGFGGLVGPLLLLGSSLAFFIREILELFRIRLYKEARVVSACGAAATVGSLLKAPLGGGIFASEILYKSALDYNELFPAILSSSFGYFFYKFISPTSQSEIIINFPQFQVADLMLLVVVALICGLLGQFFISLFNWTNNLFSTLPIQNLFKPMLVSCIIILFYTRANLDLKINITEVTELFSDPLPIKLAVTLLLLKILLTIVVISSGGSAAVLNVAILSGAITGNMLYHIFSSIPLPTLMIVGSAATIASIANVPLATIILFTEVFNLNSVLPVVIGGIVGFLIGRPRTVFEYIE, encoded by the coding sequence ATGTCAAGTCGGATTTTTTATAAAGAGATTAGCCAATATATATTAAAATGGACTGGATTTAGTCTAATAGTAGGTTTTTTAGGGGCTTGTCTAGTTTATAGTATGGAAGAGTTTGTCACTGTATTGGCTCAAATAAGGAAGGTGCATTACTTATTAACTCCTTTAATTGGAGGGGGAATAGTTGGTTTAATTATTTATTATATTGATTCTAGAGCTGCCGGTTTAGGAACTAATATTTATATTTCTTATACTAAAGGAAATACTAATATACATCAGCCAATTAAATTATTTTTAAGTAAGATACTTGCTACTCAAGCTACATTAGGTTTGATAGGGTTTGGTGGATTAGTTGGCCCTTTATTATTGCTAGGCAGTAGTCTAGCTTTTTTTATTAGAGAGATACTAGAATTATTTAGAATTAGGTTATATAAAGAAGCCAGAGTAGTAAGTGCTTGTGGAGCAGCAGCAACAGTTGGTTCACTATTGAAAGCTCCTTTGGGTGGAGGGATTTTTGCTAGTGAGATACTATATAAGTCTGCCTTAGACTATAATGAGCTTTTTCCAGCTATACTAAGTAGCAGCTTTGGTTACTTTTTTTATAAATTTATTAGTCCCACAAGTCAATCGGAGATAATTATTAATTTTCCCCAATTTCAAGTTGCTGATTTAATGCTCTTAGTAGTGGTTGCTTTAATCTGTGGTTTGTTAGGGCAATTTTTTATTTCATTATTTAACTGGACTAATAATTTGTTTAGTACTTTACCAATCCAAAATTTATTTAAACCTATGCTTGTAAGTTGTATAATTATATTATTTTATACAAGGGCCAATCTAGATTTGAAGATTAATATAACTGAGGTAACAGAATTATTCTCTGATCCATTACCCATTAAGCTAGCAGTTACATTATTGTTACTAAAGATTTTATTAACAATTGTAGTTATTAGTAGCGGTGGTAGTGCTGCTGTATTAAATGTAGCTATATTAAGTGGAGCTATTACAGGTAATATGTTATATCATATTTTTTCTAGTATCCCTTTACCAACCTTGATGATCGTTGGTTCAGCAGCTACTATTGCTTCTATAGCTAATGTTCCATTAGCTACAATAATTCTCTTTACTGAGGTATTTAATTTAAATTCTGTTCTACCAGTAGTAATTGGAGGTATTGTTGGATTTTTAATTGGTAGACCTAGAACTGTTTTTGAATATATAGAATGA
- the surE gene encoding 5'/3'-nucleotidase SurE, whose translation MRILLTNDDGIFAPGIQALCKELEKEHEVLVVAPDRERSATGHAITIHHPLRAKEMKFEEIESKCIAVDGTPADCVKIAVESLLEEEVDLLVSGINAGPNLAHDVLYSGTVSAAIEGLMVGIPSVAVSLATYDEWDFSPGAQFMKGFVKKYSQHELDRNILLNINLPAKSDAEVKITKLGDHGYHNTFEKRFDPRGERYYWLVGEIEEGTDQESDLVTVNDDYISITPLRVDLTANDKLEELRTWDL comes from the coding sequence ATGAGGATTTTATTAACTAATGATGATGGTATTTTTGCTCCAGGAATTCAAGCTTTATGCAAAGAGTTAGAAAAAGAACATGAAGTATTAGTAGTAGCACCTGATAGAGAAAGGAGTGCTACAGGACATGCAATTACTATTCATCATCCGTTACGGGCCAAGGAAATGAAGTTTGAAGAAATTGAATCTAAATGTATTGCAGTGGATGGAACTCCAGCTGATTGTGTTAAAATAGCTGTTGAGTCGTTATTAGAGGAAGAAGTGGATTTGCTTGTCTCAGGTATAAATGCAGGACCTAATTTGGCCCATGATGTATTATACTCGGGAACTGTATCTGCAGCGATAGAAGGGCTAATGGTAGGGATTCCTTCTGTAGCGGTTTCTTTAGCTACTTATGATGAGTGGGATTTTAGTCCTGGTGCTCAGTTTATGAAAGGATTTGTAAAAAAATATAGCCAGCATGAGTTGGATCGAAATATATTATTAAATATTAATTTGCCAGCTAAAAGTGACGCCGAAGTCAAAATTACTAAATTAGGAGACCATGGTTACCATAATACTTTTGAAAAAAGATTTGACCCTCGAGGAGAAAGATATTATTGGTTAGTAGGGGAAATAGAAGAAGGGACTGACCAAGAGTCTGATTTAGTAACTGTCAATGATGATTATATTTCTATTACTCCTCTTAGAGTTGATTTAACTGCTAATGATAAACTGGAAGAACTTAGAACCTGGGATCTGTAG
- a CDS encoding TIGR04086 family membrane protein has translation MSKVKVVGVFRGLIISIALLLISNLILGIVTSYTSIAISLTSRWITIFHYIAIFIGGAIAAYSAENNGWLNGGLVGLIYMVAIVLLGLLWYPFNLSLLLALKILIAFIVSALGGIIGINII, from the coding sequence ATGTCTAAAGTTAAGGTAGTTGGAGTTTTTCGAGGCTTAATAATAAGCATAGCTTTATTATTAATTAGCAATTTAATATTAGGAATAGTTACTAGCTATACAAGTATTGCTATTTCTTTAACTAGTAGGTGGATAACTATCTTTCATTATATAGCTATCTTTATTGGTGGAGCTATTGCTGCTTATTCTGCTGAAAATAATGGCTGGTTAAATGGAGGTTTGGTGGGGTTGATTTATATGGTGGCAATAGTTTTATTGGGATTGTTATGGTATCCCTTTAACTTATCTTTGCTTCTAGCATTAAAAATACTAATTGCTTTTATTGTATCGGCATTGGGAGGAATAATTGGAATTAATATTATTTAG
- a CDS encoding CPBP family intramembrane glutamic endopeptidase codes for MGDNSINRQIDWQLADIILVLFFTLTVTPILFHVVWWGLDQILALDSLMQIRLLILNLIQAVLLGSLTLIVVTRNYYLSVSNFGLKKIDIDSILKYGVVGGIVICIFVVLINNLIHAVVSKIYGINPPTQQVIKDLLKSNNNWIFILHTCLIVIIAPISEEIFFRGFIYSYCKSKLGITKGILLNGVIFGLAHFSIWVFIPTFLGGIILAWIYERTNSLYSSILAHGVWNLIIVLLIFIIWKAGIF; via the coding sequence ATGGGGGATAACTCAATTAATAGGCAAATAGATTGGCAGTTAGCTGATATTATATTAGTGTTATTTTTCACCCTTACTGTAACTCCAATTTTATTTCATGTAGTATGGTGGGGGCTAGATCAAATACTTGCTTTAGATTCTTTGATGCAAATTAGGTTGTTGATTTTAAATTTAATTCAGGCGGTTTTATTAGGAAGTTTAACCTTAATAGTAGTTACAAGAAATTATTATCTGTCTGTTAGTAATTTTGGTTTAAAAAAAATAGATATCGATTCTATTTTAAAGTATGGAGTAGTAGGAGGAATCGTGATTTGTATTTTTGTGGTATTAATTAATAACTTAATACATGCAGTAGTAAGTAAAATCTATGGTATAAATCCTCCTACTCAACAAGTAATTAAGGATTTATTAAAATCCAATAATAACTGGATATTTATATTACATACTTGTTTAATTGTTATTATAGCCCCTATATCAGAGGAAATTTTTTTTCGGGGGTTTATTTATTCTTATTGTAAGAGTAAATTAGGCATAACTAAAGGAATATTATTAAACGGAGTTATTTTTGGATTAGCTCACTTTAGCATTTGGGTTTTTATACCAACTTTTTTGGGTGGAATAATTTTAGCTTGGATTTATGAACGGACTAATTCATTGTATTCATCAATTTTAGCTCATGGAGTTTGGAATTTAATTATTGTATTATTGATTTTTATTATTTGGAAAGCAGGAATTTTTTAA
- a CDS encoding ABC transporter permease: MEFLTAIFDLGTLRSTLRMATPLMLAAIGGIFSERSGVINIALEGMMLAGAFIAVAISSFTGSAWLGLLGAIVFSGLFALIHAVVSIRYHADQVVSGVALNMLAAGGTVFLLNIFFNTSGTSPSVNALPYWGIFKPTVYLALLIVGVSYYVLYYTSFGLRVRSTGEHPHAADSVGINVNKIRYICVILSGMLAGIAGTHLSLGVLDSFREGMTAGRGFIALAAMIFGKWHPFGALGASLLFGFFQAIQIRLQGVLPIPNAFIQMLPYIFTVIALAGAIGRATPPAASGEPFEKGKR, translated from the coding sequence ATGGAATTTTTAACTGCTATTTTTGATTTGGGAACCCTTAGATCAACTTTAAGAATGGCAACTCCATTAATGTTAGCAGCAATTGGGGGTATTTTTTCTGAAAGATCAGGGGTAATTAATATTGCTTTAGAAGGTATGATGTTGGCAGGTGCATTTATAGCAGTAGCTATTAGTAGTTTTACTGGTAGTGCTTGGTTAGGGTTGTTAGGTGCCATAGTTTTTAGTGGATTATTTGCTTTAATTCATGCCGTGGTAAGTATTAGATATCATGCTGACCAGGTAGTTAGTGGGGTAGCACTAAATATGTTAGCAGCAGGTGGGACAGTATTTTTGTTAAATATTTTCTTTAATACTTCTGGAACTTCCCCTTCAGTTAATGCGTTACCTTATTGGGGTATCTTTAAGCCTACGGTTTATTTAGCATTATTAATAGTTGGAGTTTCATATTATGTTTTATATTATACCTCTTTTGGTTTGCGGGTCAGATCGACTGGAGAACATCCTCATGCCGCTGATTCTGTAGGTATAAATGTAAATAAAATTAGATATATTTGTGTGATTTTAAGTGGTATGTTAGCTGGAATAGCAGGAACTCATTTATCATTAGGAGTTTTAGATTCTTTTCGTGAAGGAATGACTGCTGGGCGAGGATTTATTGCTTTAGCAGCTATGATATTTGGAAAATGGCATCCATTTGGAGCTTTAGGTGCTAGTTTATTATTTGGTTTTTTCCAGGCTATCCAGATTAGATTACAAGGGGTACTTCCTATCCCTAATGCATTTATTCAAATGCTCCCTTATATATTTACAGTAATTGCTTTAGCTGGAGCAATTGGTCGAGCTACGCCTCCAGCTGCGAGTGGTGAACCATTTGAAAAAGGAAAGAGATAA
- a CDS encoding BMP family lipoprotein, protein MKKKSLLALSVLLMMALVVGCAGGDQQQEAKDQQAKEGLKVGIVLSSGGKGDKSFNDSALRGLDRAKEEGIIADYKYIEPKQVSAVEKGLRFLAKRDYDLVIGVGFMQHDAVKKVSSNFSDTNFAIIDSVVKNDNVASLTFKEHEGSFLAGALAALMTTHEEVKGINQQQVVGFLGGMDVPLIHKFELGYTSGVKYINKTEGTNVNVKIAYAGNTPAAFNNPAKGKEIALAQYGAGADIIYHASGGTGGGLFKAAKKTGHYAIGVDSDQDWVEPGHILTSMQKRVDNAVYKIVKKLKNDNFTTGLKVYGLKEGGVALTSLSGLGPMTKIAKDLGDISEEGITKIKEMKARIPDEVKEKIKEIRQKIIAGEIKVPNYLKQNK, encoded by the coding sequence ATGAAAAAGAAAAGTCTATTAGCTCTTTCAGTTTTATTAATGATGGCTTTAGTAGTTGGCTGTGCTGGAGGAGACCAACAACAGGAAGCAAAAGATCAACAGGCTAAAGAAGGGTTAAAAGTAGGAATTGTTTTATCTAGTGGAGGTAAAGGAGATAAATCATTTAATGACTCTGCTTTAAGAGGTTTAGATAGAGCTAAAGAAGAAGGAATTATTGCTGATTATAAGTATATAGAACCTAAACAAGTATCAGCTGTTGAAAAAGGGCTAAGATTTTTAGCCAAAAGAGATTATGATTTAGTAATTGGAGTAGGATTTATGCAACATGATGCTGTAAAGAAAGTATCAAGTAATTTTTCTGATACTAACTTTGCAATTATTGACTCTGTAGTTAAGAATGATAATGTAGCATCTTTGACATTTAAAGAGCATGAAGGTTCTTTCTTAGCTGGAGCATTAGCAGCTTTAATGACTACACATGAAGAAGTTAAAGGTATTAATCAACAGCAAGTAGTAGGCTTCTTAGGTGGGATGGATGTACCACTAATTCATAAGTTTGAGCTAGGTTATACTTCTGGAGTTAAGTATATTAATAAAACAGAAGGTACTAATGTAAATGTTAAGATTGCTTATGCTGGAAATACACCAGCTGCATTTAATAACCCAGCTAAAGGTAAAGAAATTGCTTTAGCTCAGTATGGTGCAGGCGCAGATATTATTTATCATGCTTCTGGTGGAACTGGTGGAGGTTTATTTAAAGCAGCTAAGAAGACAGGACATTATGCTATTGGGGTTGACTCTGATCAGGATTGGGTTGAGCCAGGTCATATCTTAACTAGTATGCAAAAAAGAGTAGATAATGCAGTTTATAAAATAGTCAAAAAGCTTAAAAATGATAACTTTACTACTGGGCTTAAAGTATACGGGCTAAAAGAAGGTGGAGTTGCTTTAACTAGTTTAAGTGGTTTAGGGCCAATGACTAAGATAGCTAAGGATCTAGGAGATATTTCTGAGGAAGGTATAACTAAAATTAAAGAAATGAAAGCTAGAATTCCAGATGAAGTCAAAGAAAAAATTAAAGAAATTCGGCAAAAAATCATTGCTGGTGAAATTAAAGTACCTAATTATTTAAAGCAAAATAAATAG
- a CDS encoding transposase yields MINYTKLIYQLKRKLSTFSDKITKNLSKPKSKFIFQILYGLLESQSILLSEISRALKEDITLKKVIDRLSRNCKNFDQRSTVMNNYINSVKTCINENTIFCCDKSDIVKPASKKLEALDQVRDGSTGKINDGYDTFEIAALTEEHEMPLSVYSRVYSTKEKGFKSQNIETIKGLDFVKSHFGNQGIYALDRWYDNNRFYKYFTKNNDECNFVIRAKKTRNVIYKGQTMNILDVAKFYKGKYVANFKDKNNNPQKAKYSYAEIKLPAMPDKDLTMVIVKGLGLTPMILISNLAPESKKLTKTIFEAYLKRWKVEEYFRFKKQQFNLENIRVRSLNSIRTMDLLLSILIGFIAMLSEKRNKTKLNMWITKLSERIYDIPEFDYYAIATGIYNIFKKTRTGIQSFINKNIKYQQSQQLMLSKLLL; encoded by the coding sequence ATGATTAATTATACCAAACTTATCTATCAATTGAAACGAAAATTATCAACTTTTTCAGATAAAATCACTAAAAATTTATCAAAACCAAAATCTAAATTCATTTTTCAAATATTATATGGTCTATTAGAAAGTCAATCTATATTATTAAGTGAAATTTCTAGAGCTTTAAAAGAAGATATAACATTAAAAAAAGTAATTGATCGTTTATCTCGCAATTGTAAAAATTTTGATCAAAGATCAACAGTTATGAATAATTATATTAATTCAGTTAAAACATGCATTAACGAAAACACAATTTTTTGTTGTGATAAATCTGATATAGTTAAACCTGCAAGCAAAAAATTAGAAGCATTAGACCAAGTTCGTGATGGAAGCACTGGGAAAATTAACGATGGTTATGATACTTTTGAAATTGCAGCATTAACAGAAGAACATGAGATGCCGCTTTCTGTATATTCTCGGGTTTATTCTACTAAAGAAAAAGGATTCAAAAGTCAGAATATAGAGACTATCAAAGGTCTTGATTTTGTTAAATCACACTTTGGGAATCAAGGTATTTATGCCTTAGATCGTTGGTACGATAATAATCGTTTTTATAAATATTTTACAAAAAACAATGATGAATGTAATTTTGTTATTAGAGCTAAAAAAACTAGAAATGTTATTTATAAAGGGCAAACAATGAATATATTAGATGTAGCAAAGTTTTACAAAGGTAAATATGTTGCTAATTTTAAAGATAAAAACAATAATCCCCAAAAAGCAAAGTATAGTTATGCTGAAATAAAACTTCCTGCTATGCCAGATAAAGATTTAACTATGGTTATAGTAAAAGGGCTTGGGCTAACCCCTATGATATTAATTAGTAATTTAGCTCCTGAATCAAAAAAACTTACTAAAACTATATTTGAAGCATACTTAAAAAGATGGAAAGTAGAAGAATACTTTCGATTTAAAAAACAACAATTCAATTTAGAAAATATTAGAGTCAGATCTTTAAATAGTATTAGAACTATGGATTTGCTACTTAGTATTTTAATTGGTTTTATTGCTATGCTGTCAGAAAAGCGAAATAAAACTAAATTAAATATGTGGATAACTAAATTATCTGAAAGAATTTATGATATCCCCGAATTTGATTATTATGCAATAGCTACTGGAATTTATAATATTTTCAAGAAAACCCGAACAGGTATCCAAAGTTTTATTAATAAAAATATCAAATACCAACAATCACAACAATTAATGTTGTCTAAACTATTGCTATAA